One stretch of Coleofasciculus sp. FACHB-T130 DNA includes these proteins:
- the tig gene encoding trigger factor, producing MKVTQEKLPASKIGLEIEIPADMSKNAYEQVIQKLARSANIPGFRKGKVPRQILLQQLGTTRIKATALEELIQDGLQQALKQEAIEALGNYELRSDFEELVSQFKPGEPITFLAAVDVQPQVQLSDYNNLSITAEEVPYDSSAIEKFLEERRVEQATLIPVAGRPAQMGDVAVVDYTSRFVSEQEDEAQEEISGGQAEDAQIELLEGRFLREFIDGIVGMNPGDSKEVEVKFPEDYRQDLAGRTAMFTITLKDLKEKELPAVDDDFAQEVSEFETLAELQADLEKKFREKADQEMSANKEQALVKELLKRVEIDLPETLIQREVETMLRQTIIQMGQMGMDVKKVFTPDMVKQMGVRSRPEAIERIKQTLALEEIAQRESLKTEPQEVTDRVNELLQQFPDQEIDLERLRTIVEGDLLKEKAIKWLEEHATIELVPQGSLAPEETEEQAETNTPEAIEAAQAEDSEVEATATESVLEAEVSEVE from the coding sequence CAGCAAGATTGGCTTGGAAATTGAAATTCCAGCCGATATGTCAAAAAATGCCTACGAGCAGGTGATTCAAAAGCTCGCACGCTCAGCCAATATTCCTGGGTTTCGCAAAGGAAAGGTGCCTCGCCAGATCCTGCTACAGCAACTGGGAACGACCCGAATTAAAGCAACTGCTTTGGAAGAACTGATTCAAGATGGTCTCCAGCAGGCTCTCAAGCAAGAAGCAATTGAGGCGCTTGGTAACTATGAGCTGCGTTCTGACTTCGAGGAATTAGTCAGCCAGTTTAAACCTGGAGAACCTATCACTTTCTTAGCTGCGGTAGATGTCCAACCGCAGGTGCAGCTAAGCGATTACAACAACCTCTCTATCACAGCCGAAGAAGTCCCCTATGACTCCAGTGCGATAGAGAAGTTTTTAGAAGAGCGTCGCGTCGAGCAAGCTACGTTAATTCCAGTGGCAGGTCGTCCGGCACAGATGGGAGATGTGGCGGTAGTCGATTATACCAGCCGCTTTGTCAGCGAACAAGAAGATGAAGCACAGGAAGAAATTAGTGGGGGTCAGGCAGAAGACGCTCAAATAGAGCTGTTAGAAGGGCGGTTCTTGAGGGAATTTATCGATGGGATTGTGGGAATGAATCCCGGAGACAGCAAAGAAGTAGAAGTAAAGTTTCCGGAAGATTATCGCCAAGATTTAGCCGGTCGCACAGCGATGTTTACCATCACGCTCAAAGACCTCAAGGAAAAAGAGTTACCGGCGGTGGATGATGACTTTGCCCAAGAAGTCAGCGAGTTTGAAACCCTGGCTGAATTGCAAGCTGACTTAGAGAAGAAATTCCGAGAGAAGGCCGATCAAGAAATGTCAGCCAATAAAGAGCAAGCACTTGTCAAGGAACTTTTGAAAAGAGTTGAAATTGACCTGCCGGAAACCCTGATTCAGCGGGAAGTTGAAACCATGCTTCGTCAAACCATCATCCAGATGGGGCAGATGGGGATGGATGTCAAGAAAGTGTTTACTCCCGACATGGTAAAACAAATGGGCGTGCGATCGCGTCCGGAAGCCATCGAGCGGATCAAACAAACTCTGGCACTTGAGGAGATTGCTCAGCGCGAATCCCTCAAAACCGAACCGCAGGAGGTGACAGACAGAGTCAATGAGCTACTCCAGCAGTTCCCCGATCAAGAGATCGACCTAGAACGGTTGCGTACCATTGTCGAAGGCGATTTGCTCAAAGAAAAAGCGATTAAGTGGCTGGAAGAACACGCCACGATTGAACTGGTTCCCCAAGGCTCTCTCGCACCTGAGGAGACGGAGGAACAGGCTGAAACAAACACTCCAGAAGCAATAGAAGCGGCACAAGCGGAAGATTCGGAAGTAGAAGCAACCGCTACTGAATCCGTACTAGAAGCTGAGGTGTCTGAGGTTGAATAA